From Aurantimicrobium sp. INA4, one genomic window encodes:
- a CDS encoding isochorismate synthase, producing MNTQDGLVVETVPVEQVPELLDLLAPSSPLLWWRRNEGMVGHEPLITRHFHGNDRFREAAAAWKEIVSSAEVTDEVNLPGTGLMAFGTFGFRYTSSVPSVLIVPRLIVGRRGGISWLTRIRPTTESASPLSPKEAESILTELITTTGKTGSSPHLTLIEGAQSETGFLASVGRAVERINTGEVDKVVLSRDLRGTLSENSDLRFPLQRLAESYPDCWTFSVDGLVGSSPETLVSVHGNKVQARVLAGTARRGSDAKSDLESAAALASSHKDLDEHGFATRSVLDALAPFTGALTVSESPFTLKLPNVWHLATDIAGTLSTGSSSLDLVDALHPTAAVAGTPTAVAVTVIDDLEPFDRGRYAGPVGWVGANGDGEWAIALRCAQVSGENITAYAGCGIVSDSIPEKELVETEMKFRPIVDAFS from the coding sequence GTGAATACACAAGATGGCCTCGTTGTAGAAACGGTGCCAGTAGAGCAGGTTCCAGAGTTGCTGGATCTCCTCGCGCCGTCGTCTCCTCTGCTGTGGTGGAGACGCAATGAAGGCATGGTTGGCCACGAGCCTCTCATCACACGACACTTCCACGGCAATGATCGTTTTAGAGAAGCAGCCGCAGCCTGGAAAGAGATTGTCTCCTCCGCTGAGGTCACTGATGAAGTAAACCTCCCGGGTACCGGCTTGATGGCTTTTGGAACATTCGGGTTCCGCTACACCTCTTCTGTCCCCAGCGTTCTCATCGTTCCGCGGCTTATCGTTGGTCGCCGCGGTGGAATTTCGTGGCTGACACGGATTCGCCCAACAACTGAATCAGCATCACCGCTTAGTCCGAAGGAAGCTGAGAGCATTCTTACGGAACTGATAACGACAACAGGAAAGACTGGATCATCTCCCCATCTCACTCTGATCGAGGGCGCTCAATCAGAGACAGGTTTTCTTGCATCGGTTGGCCGCGCTGTTGAACGCATTAACACTGGTGAGGTTGACAAGGTTGTTCTCTCTCGCGATCTCCGAGGAACACTCTCCGAGAACTCAGATCTGCGTTTTCCTCTGCAACGTTTAGCCGAAAGCTATCCGGACTGTTGGACGTTCAGCGTGGACGGATTAGTGGGTTCTAGCCCTGAAACCTTGGTGAGTGTGCACGGCAATAAAGTCCAAGCACGTGTACTGGCCGGAACAGCTCGCCGTGGAAGCGATGCAAAGTCAGATCTTGAAAGCGCCGCCGCTTTAGCATCCAGCCATAAAGATCTCGACGAACATGGCTTTGCCACTCGTTCTGTATTAGATGCTCTTGCTCCCTTTACAGGGGCACTGACGGTGAGCGAATCTCCTTTCACCTTGAAGCTGCCTAATGTCTGGCATTTGGCAACAGATATTGCCGGCACACTCTCTACAGGATCTTCATCTTTGGATCTGGTGGATGCCTTGCACCCAACCGCAGCTGTTGCCGGAACTCCCACCGCAGTAGCCGTCACCGTGATTGATGATTTAGAGCCATTTGATCGCGGCAGATATGCCGGTCCCGTGGGCTGGGTCGGGGCAAACGGCGATGGGGAATGGGCTATTGCACTGAGGTGTGCTCAAGTTTCAGGCGAAAACATCACGGCATATGCCGGATGTGGAATAGTTTCAGATTCCATTCCAGAAAAGGAATTAGTCGAAACAGAAATGAAATTCCGCCCCATAGTTGACGCATTCAGCTAG